In one Babylonia areolata isolate BAREFJ2019XMU chromosome 14, ASM4173473v1, whole genome shotgun sequence genomic region, the following are encoded:
- the LOC143289530 gene encoding E3 ubiquitin-protein ligase TRIM56-like, giving the protein MASVADVDVDVDDKDLECPVCHEEFITTPKILPCYHTACRDCLIGWLKKSGGGVGVGGPRGQGQGGCPLCRAPVLSPPPARPHHHPYTVTTHLATHQGQGHLDTLVDALPTDWLTWSRVKVRQLLSRGSHVCAVCPSSNNKVAASHFCLECAVKLCTTCSSYHQRLPVSKDHSLRDLNRLTARDLASHIRSSCKNHQARSAEVCCPAHEELLCWECATTRHRCCPKLKTIADAAKGKKKELGHLVQKWRAKETELSKQIQARKDVLAEQRKQVTEVFDGLQRHMEKRRQELYDVIKTQAEGDADLERLRATVTSHAATMARVLTSSSDDVVLMMTQQMGRRSKDVETQCAEANNLMSVPSDLLLDGERIAEIRAALSALGGKGEVSSSKIKANTSLDIHDPWKSIPIYSAPPPPPPVAFPSTATTTIRPNRPTMVSFNQHATCTTTTTTTSQSPAVPAITTTLTTGASVSTTLRSTRALKAGDRVRLKGSAIEFIDGKVDPGPGTVTAFPSRRTGTVGTVDVKWDGGEEETWWMGYKGAYDLQLL; this is encoded by the exons ATGGCAAGCGTGGCGGATGTCGATGTCGATGTCGATGACAAGGACCTGGAGTGCCCAGTGTGCCACGAGGAGTTCATCACCACTCCCAAGATCCTGCCCTGCTATCACACGGCCTGCCGTGACTGCCTGATCGGCTGGCTGAAAaagagtggaggaggggtgggggtgggggggccccgGGGGCAGGGGCAAGGTGGGTGTCCGTTGTGCCGGGCCcccgtcctctcccccccacccgcccgcccccaccaccacccctacaccgtGACCACCCACCTAG CTACCCACCAAGGTCAAGGCCACCTCGACACCCTGGTCGACGCCCTGCCCACTGACTGGCTCACGTGGTCACGGGTCAAAGTTCGCCAACTTCTCTCGCGGGGATCTCACGTGTGCGCCGTGTgtcccagcagcaacaacaaggtgGCCGCATCCCACTTCTGCTTGGAGTGTGCCGTCAAACTGTGTACCACGTGTTCCAGCTACCACCAAAGGCTTCCCGTCTCCAAGGACCACAGCCTTCGGGATTTGAACAGGCTGACTGCACGAGACTTGGCGTCGCACATCCGGTCGTCGTGTAAGAACCACCAGGCCAG GTCAGCTGAAGTGTGCTGCCCGGCTCACGAAGAGCTCTTGTGCTGGGAGTGTGCCACGACTCGCCACCGCTGCTGCCCAAAGCTGAAGACCATTGCAGACGCGGCGAAAGGCAAGAAGAAAGAACTCGGGCACCTGGTTCAGAAATGGAGGGCGAAGGAGACGGAACTGAGCAAGCAG ATTCAGGCAAGAAAGGACGTGCTCGCCGAACAGCGAAAGCAAGTGACCGAAGTATTTGACGGCCTTCAGCGACACATGGAAAAACGACGTCAGGAGCTCTATGACGTCATCAAGACGCAAGCGGAAGGCGACGCTGACCTGGAGAGGTTACGTGCCACAGTGACGTCACACGCCGCCACCATGGCACGCGTGCTGACGTCATCCAGCGATGACGTTGTGCTGATGATGACGCAGCAGATGGGGCGACGCTCCAAGGACGTGGAGACACAGTGTGCAGAGGCGAACAATCTGATGTCTGTGCCATCCGATCTTCTGCTGGACGGGGAGAGGATCGCAGAGATCAGAGCTGCCCTGTCTGCGTtag gagggaagggagaggtctCCTCCTCCAAAATCAAAGCAAACACCTCCCTCGATATCCACGACCCATGGAAAAGCATCCCGATTtattcagcaccaccaccaccaccaccagtggccTTCccttccaccgccaccaccactatcagACCCAACAGACCCACAATGGTGTCTTTCAACCAACACGCTAcgtgcacaaccaccaccaccaccacttcccaaaGTCCCGCAGTTCCAGCCATcaccacaacactgacaacagggGCATCAGTGTCCACTACCCTCCGCAGTACCAGGGCTCTGAAGGCTGGGGACAGGGTGAGGCTTAAGGGAAGCGCCATTGAGTTTATTGATGGAAAG GTGGACCCAGGCCCAGGCACGGTGACGGCCTTTCCATCACGACGTACAGGGACTGTGGGCACGGTGGACGTCAAATGggatggaggggaagaggagactTGGTGGATGGGCTACAAGGGTGCCTATGACCTCCAACTGTTGTAG